One Clarias gariepinus isolate MV-2021 ecotype Netherlands chromosome 5, CGAR_prim_01v2, whole genome shotgun sequence genomic region harbors:
- the ccdc93 gene encoding coiled-coil domain-containing protein 93 produces MAASSVFQRVRTGSKIGAQYDQEGNIIQVETREDEEQSIKLAEILELLLAAGYFRARIKGLSPFDKVVGGMTWCITTCNFDVDVDLLFQENSTIGQKIALTEKIVSVLPKMKCPHRLEPHQIQGLDFIHIFPVIQWLVKRAIETREEMGDFIRAYSVSQFEKTHTFPEDEEFEQRKQKAVRTVVDVSGVYAPQRRYKRQGDAGELLDEESRVHSTLLEYGRRYGFSKNSKQDKAEEKKLLLVQGGPSLPPGKTEVSEEEDLQAAEELRIKALMTGMAAMATEEGRLTANTVGQIVGLQSEEIKQIAFEYAEKAERSAEDRTERYGPVQQHRRMVTSLNKQIQQKTKELEEMQAKQQEMKAACEEAKSKLTEASEMGEQLEKELSSLADVEAQADSGLIEKLRALVAMNENLKQQEQGFRTHCREEMTRLQQSIEDLKVEFGDEADDQKERSRLIDQQYSTDREKLQKIRLLMARRNREIAILQRKIDEVPSRAELTQYQKRFIELYSQVAATHKETKQFFTLYNTLDDKKVYLEKEVNLLNSIHDNFQQAMASSGAKEQFLRQMEQIVEGIKQSRIKMEKKKQENKMRRDQLNDEYLELLDKQRLYFKTVKDFKEECRKNEMLLSKLRAKGAS; encoded by the exons ATGGCGGCTTCCTCTGTCTTTCAGAGAGTCAGAACAGGCTCTAAAATTGGTGCTCAGTACGACCAAGAGGGGAACATCATCCAG GTTGAGACACGTGAAGATGAGGAACAGAGCATCAAGCTGGCAGAAATTCTTGAGCTGTTGTTGGCTGCTGGGTATTTCAGAGCACGCATCAAGGGCCTCTCACCGTTTGATAAG GTGGTTGGAGGCATGACTTGGTGTATCACAACATGTAACTTCGACGTAGATGTAGATCTACTTTTTCAAGAAAATTCCACCATAGGACAGAAGAT agctctGACAGAGAAGATAGTTTCTGTGCTACCCAAGATGAAGTGTCCTCACAGACTAGAGCCACATCAAATCCAAGGCCTTGACTTTATCCACATCTTTCCTGTTATACAG TGGCTGGTGAAGAGAGCCATAGAGACCCGGGAGGAAATGGGAGACTTCATACGTGCCTACTCCGTTTCTCAGTTCgagaaaacacacacctttCCTGAG GATGAAGAATTTgagcagagaaaacaaaaagcagtaagaACAGTAGTGGATGTATCT ggtgtgtatGCTCCTCAGAGGCGTTATAAGAGACAGGGTGATGCAGGTGAGCTGCTAGACGAAGAGTCCAGGGTCCACTCTACGCTGCTTGAGTATGGCAG GCGTTATGGATTTAGCAAGAACTCTAAACAGGACAAA GCTGAAGAGAAGAAGCTCCTGTTGGTGCAGGGAGGTCCGAGTCTGCCCCCGGGCAAGACTGAAGTTTCAGAGGAGGAGGACCTACAAGCAGCAGAGGAG cTCAGAATCAAAGCTCTCATGACTGGTATGGCTGCCATGGCAACAGAGGAG GGAAGGTTGACGGCTAACACAGTGGGGCAGATTGTAGGGCTGCAGTCTGAGGAAATAAAACAGATTGCTTTTGAATATGCTGAAAAG GCAGAGCGCTCTGCTGAGGATCGTACAGAACGGTATGGCCCTGTGCAGCAGCATCGGCGCATGGTTACATCCCTTAACAAACAGATCCAGCAGAAGACTAAAGAACTTGAGGAG ATGCAAGCAAAGCAACAGGAAATGAAAGCAGCATGCGAAGAGGCCAAGAGCAAACTCACTGAg gcgaGTGAAATGGGTGAGCAGTTGGAGAAAGAGCTCAGTTCGTTGGCAGATGTGGAGGCTCAAGCTGACTCTGG TTTAATTGAGAAGCTGCGTGCTCTTGTGGCCATGAATGAGAACCTAAAACAGCAAGAGCAGGGGTTCCGCACACACTGCCGT GAGGAGATGACACGGCTACAGCAAAGTATTGAGGACCTAAAGGTAGAGTTTGGAGATGAGGCTGATGATCAGAAG GAAAGAAGTCGGTTGATAGATCAGCAGTACAGCACCGACCGGGAGAAGCTGCAGAAGATCCGCCTTCTGATG GCCCGGAGGAATCGAGAGATCGCCATTCTGCAGAGGAAGATTGATGAGGTTCCCAGCAGAGCTGAGCTTACACAGTACCAGAAACGCTTCATTGAACTCTACAgccaag TTGCGGCAACACACAAAGAAACCAAACAGTTCTTCACTCTCTATAATACTCTGGATGATAAAAAGGTCTACCTAGAGAAAGAG GTGAATTTACTCAATTCCATCCATGACAACTTCCAACA AGCCATGGCATCATCAGGAGCTAAAGAGCAGTTCCTTAGGCAGATGGAGCAGATAGTGGAAGGAATTAAGCAGAGTCGAATAAAG ATGGAGAAGAAGAAACAGGAAAATAAGATGAGGAGAGACCAGCTTAATGATGAGTATCTGGAACTGCTGGATAAACAGAGACTCTACTTTAAGACTGTGAAAGACTTTAAAGAG GAATGCCGTAAGAATGAGATGCTACTTTCCAAGCTGAGAGCAAAGGGAGCAtcctaa